The Saccharothrix variisporea genome has a segment encoding these proteins:
- a CDS encoding DUF2277 domain-containing protein, producing the protein MCRNIRVLHNFEPPATEDEIRAAAVQYVRKVSGSTHPSAANQEAFDLAVEAVAEATRVLLESLVTKAPPRDREVEAAKAKERAAARYGTS; encoded by the coding sequence ATGTGTCGGAACATCCGGGTGCTGCACAACTTCGAGCCGCCCGCCACCGAGGACGAGATCCGCGCCGCCGCCGTCCAGTACGTGCGCAAGGTCAGCGGCTCGACCCACCCGTCCGCGGCCAACCAGGAAGCGTTCGACCTCGCGGTCGAGGCGGTGGCCGAGGCGACCAGGGTGCTGCTCGAGTCCCTGGTCACCAAGGCACCTCCGCGCGACCGCGAGGTCGAGGCCGCCAAGGCCAAGGAACGCGCCGCC
- the greA gene encoding transcription elongation factor GreA, giving the protein MTVSDTEVTWLTQEAYDRLKAELDEMIENRPVIAAEINARREEGDLRENGGYHAAREEQGKQEARIRQLQELLRVAKVGEAPTVSGVAAPGMVLTVRYEGDDETEDFLLATREEGAHGSLEVYSPSSPLGKALNGAKEGETREYELPNGSTMKVTLIKAVPYSG; this is encoded by the coding sequence GTGACCGTGAGCGACACTGAGGTGACCTGGCTGACCCAGGAGGCCTACGACCGGCTCAAGGCTGAGCTGGACGAGATGATCGAGAATCGCCCGGTCATTGCTGCGGAGATCAACGCCCGCCGCGAGGAGGGCGACCTCCGCGAGAACGGCGGCTACCACGCGGCCCGCGAGGAGCAGGGCAAGCAGGAGGCGCGCATCCGCCAGCTCCAGGAGCTGCTGCGCGTCGCGAAGGTCGGCGAGGCGCCCACCGTCTCCGGTGTGGCAGCCCCCGGCATGGTGCTCACCGTCCGTTACGAGGGCGACGACGAGACCGAGGACTTCCTGCTGGCCACCCGCGAGGAAGGCGCCCACGGGTCGCTGGAGGTCTACTCCCCGTCGTCCCCGCTGGGCAAGGCCTTGAACGGGGCCAAGGAGGGCGAGACCCGGGAGTACGAGCTGCCCAACGGCAGCACGATGAAGGTGACGCTGATCAAGGCGGTGCCGTACTCCGGCTGA
- a CDS encoding Lrp/AsnC family transcriptional regulator, which translates to MVSDGQAEHSDQVLDALDARLLLLLTDEPRLGVLECSRRLGVARGTVQARLDRLVARGVLTGFPPALDLAAMGYGLTAFAVLEIAQGQRQEVSDGLAAINEVCEVHATTGQGDLFVRMVARSNADLQRVIDEVVDVPGVQRLSTSIALSTPVPPRVRPLLEQVL; encoded by the coding sequence ATGGTTTCCGACGGGCAAGCTGAACACTCTGACCAGGTCCTGGACGCCTTGGACGCCCGGTTGTTGTTGCTCTTGACCGACGAGCCCAGGCTGGGGGTCCTGGAGTGCTCGCGGCGGCTGGGCGTGGCACGGGGGACGGTGCAGGCGCGCTTGGACCGGCTGGTCGCGCGGGGCGTGCTGACGGGGTTCCCGCCGGCGCTGGACCTGGCGGCGATGGGGTACGGGCTGACGGCGTTCGCGGTGCTGGAGATCGCGCAGGGGCAGCGCCAGGAGGTGTCGGACGGGCTGGCGGCGATCAACGAGGTGTGCGAGGTGCACGCGACCACCGGACAGGGTGATCTTTTCGTGCGGATGGTGGCCCGGTCGAACGCCGACCTGCAACGGGTGATCGACGAGGTGGTGGACGTGCCGGGGGTGCAGCGGCTGTCGACGTCGATCGCCCTGTCGACCCCTGTGCCGCCTCGGGTGCGGCCGTTGTTGGAGCAGGTGCTGTAG
- the hppD gene encoding 4-hydroxyphenylpyruvate dioxygenase has translation MTQQLDDVSYDQLRQLVGLVDYDGTRDPFPVRSMDAVVFVVGNATQTAWFYQVAFGMQLVAYAGPETGQRDHKSFVLKSGSARFVINGGVQPDSALLDHHRKHGDGVVDLALEVEDVDRCIDHARKQGATVLVEPHDVEDEHGVVRIAAIAAYGETRHTLVDRSRYTGPYLPGYVAKESTVVRPEGAPKRLFQAVDHCVGNVELGKMDYWVDWYNRVMGFVNMAEFIGDDIATDYSALMSKVVSNGNHRVKFPLNEPAIAKRKSQIDEYLEFYSGAGVQHIALATNDIVATLTAMRAAGVEFLETPDSYYDDPELRARIGEVRVPIEVLKEHRILVDRDEDGYLLQIFTKPIGDRPTVFYELIERHGSLGFGKGNFKALFEAIEREQERRGNL, from the coding sequence ATGACGCAGCAGCTTGACGACGTGAGCTACGACCAGCTCCGCCAACTCGTGGGCCTGGTCGACTACGACGGGACGCGCGATCCGTTCCCCGTGCGCTCCATGGACGCCGTGGTCTTCGTGGTCGGCAACGCGACCCAGACCGCGTGGTTCTACCAGGTCGCCTTCGGGATGCAGCTCGTCGCGTACGCCGGGCCCGAGACGGGGCAGCGGGACCACAAGTCCTTCGTGCTCAAGTCCGGTTCGGCGCGGTTCGTGATCAACGGTGGGGTGCAGCCGGACAGCGCGCTGCTCGACCACCACCGCAAGCACGGTGACGGCGTCGTGGACCTCGCGCTGGAGGTCGAGGACGTCGACCGGTGCATCGACCACGCCCGCAAGCAGGGCGCCACGGTCCTCGTCGAGCCCCACGACGTCGAGGACGAGCACGGCGTGGTGCGCATCGCCGCCATCGCGGCCTACGGCGAGACCCGCCACACGCTCGTCGACCGGTCCCGCTACACCGGTCCGTACCTGCCGGGCTACGTGGCCAAGGAGAGCACCGTCGTCCGACCCGAGGGCGCGCCGAAGCGGCTGTTCCAGGCGGTCGACCACTGCGTGGGCAACGTCGAGCTCGGCAAGATGGACTACTGGGTCGACTGGTACAACCGCGTCATGGGCTTCGTGAACATGGCGGAGTTCATCGGCGACGACATCGCCACCGACTACTCGGCGCTCATGAGCAAGGTGGTGTCCAACGGCAACCACCGCGTGAAGTTCCCGCTGAACGAGCCGGCGATCGCGAAGCGCAAGTCGCAGATCGACGAGTACCTGGAGTTCTACTCGGGCGCGGGCGTGCAGCACATCGCGCTCGCCACCAACGACATCGTCGCCACGCTGACCGCCATGCGCGCGGCCGGCGTCGAGTTCCTGGAGACCCCGGACTCGTACTACGACGACCCGGAGCTGCGGGCCCGCATCGGCGAGGTGCGCGTGCCGATCGAGGTGCTCAAGGAGCACCGCATCCTGGTCGACCGGGATGAGGACGGCTACCTGCTCCAGATCTTCACGAAGCCGATCGGCGACCGGCCGACCGTCTTCTACGAGCTCATCGAGCGCCACGGCTCGCTGGGCTTCGGCAAGGGCAACTTCAAGGCCCTGTTCGAGGCCATCGAGCGCGAGCAGGAGCGTCGGGGCAACCTCTGA